A window from Bacillus sp. 2205SS5-2 encodes these proteins:
- a CDS encoding lysylphosphatidylglycerol synthase transmembrane domain-containing protein has translation MIRLVVGTLFILIFLLLVREFGEREMWRNIGRFLWEHPIHLLIGMSFYFVSFLLKAYAWKIALQNRISFKTSLVGIWYSLALNHLLPIKGGEVARVYIGHSRGKNLSLSETVQSVAFIRFLDMFSLLLLTLVFGYTFFQYLSLQWMWLVGMFFLLILVSGLVLVKWPEMVKRQWSIFKKLFIHWKTVNVTILIFLSWVLEGSILFAVMDAIQQGFTYSNALMTNSVTVLGQVFQITPGGIANYETVMSVTLRGLGVPFEVGLFVAMVTHGLKFLFSYIVGIIAWSLDPISWKQLKLFARREKERE, from the coding sequence ATGATACGTTTGGTGGTAGGAACGCTATTCATACTCATTTTTCTGTTACTGGTACGGGAATTTGGAGAGAGGGAGATGTGGAGAAATATCGGGAGATTCCTTTGGGAGCACCCTATTCACCTTCTCATAGGGATGTCTTTTTATTTTGTGTCCTTTCTCTTAAAAGCATATGCATGGAAAATTGCCTTACAAAATCGAATTTCGTTTAAAACTTCCCTAGTGGGTATATGGTATAGCCTGGCTCTTAATCATCTTCTCCCAATTAAAGGGGGAGAGGTAGCAAGAGTGTATATTGGTCATTCACGGGGAAAGAACCTTTCATTATCGGAAACAGTACAGTCGGTTGCGTTTATTCGTTTCCTTGATATGTTCTCCTTGTTGCTACTAACTTTGGTTTTTGGCTACACCTTCTTTCAATATCTTTCATTACAGTGGATGTGGTTGGTGGGAATGTTCTTCCTTTTAATTCTCGTCAGTGGACTCGTGCTTGTTAAATGGCCTGAGATGGTTAAAAGGCAGTGGTCTATTTTCAAGAAGTTATTTATTCACTGGAAAACGGTGAATGTTACGATTTTAATTTTTTTAAGCTGGGTGTTAGAGGGGAGCATTTTGTTTGCTGTGATGGATGCGATTCAGCAAGGGTTTACATATTCGAACGCGCTGATGACGAATAGTGTAACTGTCTTAGGACAAGTTTTTCAAATTACACCAGGTGGAATTGCCAATTATGAGACGGTTATGAGCGTGACGCTTCGAGGTCTAGGAGTTCCCTTTGAAGTAGGTTTATTTGTGGCGATGGTAACTCATGGCCTAAAATTTTTATTTTCGTATATCGTTGGAATTATCGCATGGAGTCTCGATCCGATTTCATGGAAACAACTTAAACTATTTGCAAGACGTGAGAAGGAGAGAGAGTAA